From one Anopheles cruzii chromosome 3, idAnoCruzAS_RS32_06, whole genome shotgun sequence genomic stretch:
- the LOC128275177 gene encoding uncharacterized protein LOC128275177, whose translation MQSRQQSPKASGTDDSEGTDGIEQVKNVVPQLPQYLHRAVEGFAPQDGFTVGKFSVTFELGSNKGDGFVGQLFKAIVTESDRKSEYLCKIPPLDDARREQFHSMTAFAREALVYADILPKIYEYQRAKGLTSPGEGFFHAPRCYHAYCDEAAQESVILMEDLRLRNFQMWNKHNPIDHDHAKLVMEHIGRLHAVSLAMKRDRPEEFEAYKLSNTLDIYFEAEGPFRNMVLSQMQMAIDALEEHDHVGRQKLEALKPNTFRELKRCSDTKLAEPYSVIRHGDCWSNNIMFRYEDGAPKEMVLVDWQNVSYVSPAQDIVYFIYSCTDEAFRERYYFEMIDIYYRSLSATLEKLQHDANELFPRSALDEQLRQYGGYGFLMAIFLIPMMCTRNEELPDFEERAHKMQSTDQQLNESFFSTSESSHDAYTTRMRGVVRDCIRYGYL comes from the exons ATGCAATCTCGCCAACAGTCACCGAAGGCAAGCGGCACCGATGACTCGGAGGGCACGGATGGCATTGAGCAGGTCAAAAACGTTGTTCCACAGCTACCCCAGTATCTTCACAGGGCGGTGGAAGGATTTGCCCCGCAGGATGGATTTACGGTGGGCAAATTTTCGGTTACGTTCGAGCTGGGCTCCAACAAAGGTGATGGGTTCGTTGGACAGTTGTTTAAAGCCATCGTAACGGAAAGTGACCGGAAGAGCGAGTATCTGTGCAAGATCCCACCGCTGGACGATGCACGCCGTGAACAGTTTCATTCGATGACGGCCTTCGCCCGTGAAGCGTTAGTGTATGCAGACATTCTACCGAAGATCTACGAGTATCAACGAGCGAAGGGTTTAACAAGCCCCGGGGAGGGATTCTTCCATGCCCCTCGGTGCTACCATGCATATTGTGACGAGGCAGCGCAAGAATCGGTTATCCTGATGGAGGACCTTCGGTTGCGCAACTTCCAGATGTGGAACAAACACAATCCGATCGACCACGATCATGCGAAGCTCGTCATGGAGCACATCGGAAGGCTACACGCCGTTTCACTGGCCATGAAACGGGACCGACCGGAGGAGTTCGAGGCGTACAAGTTATCCAACACGTTGGATATATATTTCGAAGCGGAGGGACCGTTCCGGAACATGGTTCTGTCGCAGATGCAGATGGCGATCGATGCACTAGAGGAGCACGATCACGTTGGGCGACAGAAATTAGAGGCACTAAAGCCGAACACATTCCGAGAATTGAAACGCTGCAGTGACACTAAGCTGGCCGAACCATACAGCGTTATCCGACACGGTGACTGCTGGTCAAACAACATAATGTTCCGGTACGAG GATGGAGCCCCGAAAGAGATGGTCTTGGTCGATTGGCAAAATGTGAGCTACGTGTCACCTGCTCAGGATATCGTGTATTTCATCTACTCCTGTACGGACGAGGCATTTAGGGAGAGGTACTACTTCGAAATGATCGACATTTACTACCGTTCGTTATCAGCCACGCTCGAGAAGCTTCAGCACGACGCGAATGAGCTATTTCCCCGGAGTGCACTGGATGAACAGCTTCGCCAGTACGGAGGCTATGGCTTCCTTATGGCGATCTTTCTCATCCCTATGATGTGCACCCGAAACGAAGAGCTGCCCGACTTTGAGGAGCGGGCACATAAGATGCAGAGCACGGACCAGCAACTAAACGAAAGCTTCTTCAGCACTTCCGAGTCCAGCCACGATGCGTACACTACCAGAATGCGCGGTGTCGTGAGGGACTGCATCCGTTACGGCTACCTGTAA
- the LOC128275187 gene encoding uncharacterized protein LOC128275187, with the protein MAEQPKLVTETAVTNGHGDEAVPELPAYLYAVLEKLAPREGFTEGRFSITFDLGSSKGDGFVGQMYKAIVTEGARSVPYLCKIPPLDDTRREQFHAMAAFAREALVYDKLLPKIYEYQREKGLTSPGEGFFHAPRCYHAHCDEATQESVIVMEDLRLRNFQMWNKHNPIDYDHAKLFMEHIGRLHAVSLAMKRDRPEEFEPFKLANPFDPLLVEGGPFHNMLLSQFQMVIDALDEQDTVERTKVEQLKLDIFDEMQRCGNAALAEPYAVINHGDCWTNNMMFRYKDGKADEIILFDWQVMRYVSPVLDLVYFIFCCTDEDFRRKHYDGMIDIYYRSLSVTLEKLQHAADELFPRDALDEHLLLFGRYGLLMGMFLVPMMCTEANELPNMEELAQRMQQTERGLDESFFKTTESNKSAFRKRMSGVVKDCIRFGYL; encoded by the exons ATGGCAGAGCAGCCAAAGCTGGTGACGGAAACGGCCGTCACCAATGGACACGGGGATGAAGCGGTCCCCGAGTTGCCAGCGTATCTGTACGCCGTGCTAGAAAAACTGGCCCCGCGGGAAGGCTTCACGGAGGGCCGATTCTCGATCACGTTCGATCTAGGCTCCAGCAAGGGCGATGGGTTCGTCGGGCAGATGTACAAGGCCATCGTGACGGAAGGCGCTCGGAGCGTACCGTATCTGTGCAAGATACCACCGCTGGACGATACGCGCCGTGAACAGTTCCACGCGATGGCTGCCTTCGCCCGCGAGGCCCTCGTGTACGACAAGCTTCTGCCAAAGATCTACGAGTATCAACGGGAGAAGGGTTTAACAAGCCCCGGGGAAGGATTCTTCCATGCACCTCGGTGCTACCATGCACATTGTGATGAGGCGACGCAAGAATCGGTCATCGTGATGGAGGATCTTCGGTTGCGCAACTTCCAGATGTGGAACAAACACAATCCAATCGACTACGATCATGCGAAGCTCTTCATGGAGCACATCGGAAGGCTACACGCCGTTTCACTGGCCATGAAACGGGACCGACCGGAGGAGTTCGAGCCGTTTAAGCTTGCGAATCCTTTCGATCCGCTGCTGGTAGAGGGCGGACCTTTCCACAACATGCTACTGTCACAGTTCCAGATGGTGATCGATGCGCTCGACGAGCAGGATACCGTTGAGCGGACAAAGGTGGAGCAGCTGAAGCTGGATATCTTCGACGAAATGCAACGGTGTGGAAATGCGGCCCTAGCCGAACCGTACGCAGTGATCAACCATGGCGATTGCTGGACCAACAACATGATGTTCCGATACAAG GACGGAAAAGCAGACGAGATAATCCTCTTCGACTGGCAAGTGATGCGCTACGTATCGCCTGTGCTGGATTTGGTCTACTTCATTTTTTGCTGTACGGATGAGGACTTCCGCAGGAAGCATTACGACGGAATGATCGATATTTACTACCGCTCGTTGTCGGTCACACTCGAAAAGCTGCAGCACGCGGCCGACGAGCTGTTTCCTCGCGATGCTCTGGATGAGCATCTTCTGCTGTTCGGTCGATATGGGCTGCTGATGGGCATGTTTCTCGTACCGATGATGTGCACCGAGGCCAACGAACTACCCAACATGGAGGAGTTGGCGCAACGGATGCAGCAGACGGAGCGTGGTTTGGACGAAAGCTTCTTCAAAACTACTGAATCGAACAAAAGTGCGTTCCGGAAAAGGATGAGCGGAGTCGTGAAGGACTGCATACGATTTGGGTACTTATGA
- the LOC128275172 gene encoding uncharacterized protein LOC128275172, with translation MSKPVEASLPGYISVGLQLAARKEGFTEGRYRLETEPGSNVGDGFSGQMIKVFIREPDRKVTVLCKVLPDNQMRKEQGVPMFERETEAYVNVLPFLLEFQRGKALESGCPQFDNVPRCYFAKTSVDTKEAVIIMEDLRAQAYRLWDKTNTVNLEHAELLMATIGRLHAISFAIKEQLPEKFAEYTGKLVDPMATLIQAEKNGGFHRTMATMWQRAVDALEPHDTLHREKLNLLKDRCCAEIISCAEAKAAEPYAIIGHGDCWSNNMMFQYGDDDKTPLNIKLIDWQLCRYCSPVLDLVYFIFNCTDEKLRARSYQRLLNVYYNTLGIHLHRLGGDVERQFPRSAFHDQLKQFGRYGLVMSFLVLPIICTPNDELPDTDSAMEDLMKEISDGTGTGDFTYGTTEKAATRYKERICGTIRDVIRLGATLIANGFYGLVAREQGFTDGSYRIETESGSKVGDGFVGQLVKVFIRESDRELLVLCKLLPENEVRREQGVPMFDRETDAYVIALPMLLEFQRKKALDTEFPQFNNIPRCYFAKTSTDAKEAVIIMEDLREQGYRMWDKTNTVNLDHAKLLMATLGRLHALSFAIKEQSPEKFAECASKLPDPMAKSMADGQFEAFDKILDSLWERALGTLEPHDTFRREKLGLLKNRCSEEIMACVEAKAAEPYAIIGHGDCWSNNMMFQYGDDDKTPTNIKLIDWQLCRYGSPVLDLVYFIFNCTDEELRAHSYQRLLSLYYNTLGIHLHRLGGDVERQFPRSAFRDQLKRFGRYGLVMSFLVLPIICTPNDELPDTDSAMEGLMKDMGGTGTNEFAWGTTEKATARYQKRMSGTIRDIIRFGYI, from the exons ATGTCCAAACCAGTGGAAGCATCGTTACCAGGGTACATCAGTGTTGGTTTGCAGCTTGCCGCTCGAAAGGAAGGATTTACCGAAGGCCGGTACCGCCTCGAAACCGAACCCGGTTCGAATGTGGGCGATGGATTCTCGGGACAAATGATCAAGGTGTTTATCCGCGAACCGGATCGTAAAGTGACCGTGCTGTGTAAGGTCCTGCCAGATAATCAGATGCGCAAAGAGCAGGGCGTACCCATGTTTGAGCGTGAAACGGAGGCTTACGTCAATGTGCTTCCCTTCTTGTTGGAGTTTCAACGCGGTAAAGCTCTCGAATCCGGGTGTCCGCAGTTTGATAATGTGCCACGATGTTACTTTGCTAAGACATCCGTCGACACCAAGGAAGCGGTCATTATTATGGAGGATCTGAGGGCGCAAGCTTACCGTCTGTGGGATAAAACCAATACGGTTAACCTGGAGCATGCCGAGCTGCTGATGGCCACAATCGGACGCCTCCATGCCATTTCATTTGCTATCAAGGAACAGTTAccggaaaagtttgccgaGTACACTGGGAAGCTTGTCGATCCCATGGCAACGTTGATTCAAGCTGAAAAAAATGGTGGTTTTCATAGAACCATGGCCACCATGTGGCAGAGGGCGGTCGACGCGCTCGAACCACACGATACCTTGCACCGTGAAAAGCTGAACCTGTTGAAGGATCGTTGCTGTGCGGAGATCATTTCGTGCGCCGAGGCGAAGGCGGCAGAACCGTACGCCATCATTGGACACGGTGACTGTTGGTCAAATAATATGATGTTCCAGTATGGTGACGAT GACAAAACGCCCCTCAACATTAAGCTGATCGACTGGCAGCTCTGTAGGTACTGCTCACCGGTGCTCGATCTCGTGTACTTTATCTTCAACTGCACCGACGAGAAACTACGTGCCCGCAGCTATCAAAGGCTGCTCAATGTGTACTATAATACTCTCGGTATCCATCTGCATCGGTTGGGCGGTGACGTTGAACGACAGTTTCCCAGGAGTGCGTTCCATGACCAGCTGAAGCAATTCGGACGGTACGGATTGGTAATGTCGTTCCTGGTACTGCCGATCATTTGCACCCCGAACGACGAGCTACCGGACACCGACTCAGCCATGGAAGATCTAATGAAGGAGATCTCCGACGGGACCGGTACCGGTGATTTTACGTACGGTACAACGGAAAAAGCGGCAACCCGGTATAAAGAGAGAATTTGTGGCACAATTCGGGATGTGATTCGTTTAGG AGCTACCCTGATTGCAAATGGATTCTATGGCTTG GTAGCTCGGGAGCAGGGATTCACCGACGGTAGTTATCGCATCGAGACAGAATCCGGTTCAAAAGTGGGTGACGGTTTCGTGGGTCAGCTGGTGAAAGTGTTTATCCGCGAGTCGGATCGTGAACTGCTGGTACTGTGTAAGCTGCTACCAGAAAACGAAGTGCGAAGGGAACAGGGCGTACCCATGTTTGACCGTGAAACGGACGCATACGTGATAGCCCTACCCATGTTGTTGGAGTTTCAACGTAAGAAGGCCCTTGACACCGAGTTCCCGCAGTTCAACAATATACCCCGCTGTTACTTTGCTAAGACATCCACCGACGCCAAGGAAGCGGTCATTATTATGGAGGATCTGAGGGAGCAAGGTTACCGCATGTGGGATAAAACGAACACGGTTAATCTGGATCATGCCAAGCTGCTGATGGCCACACTTGGACGCCTTCATGCCCTTTCGTTCGCGATCAAGGAACAGTCGCCGGAAAAGTTTGCAGAGTGTGCTTCGAAGCTACCGGATCCTATGGCTAAGTCAATGGCAGACGGTCAATTCGAAGCGTTCGATAAGATTTTGGATAGTTTGTGGGAAAGAGCGCTTGGTACACTGGAACCGCACGATACCTTCCGCCGTGAAAAACTGGGTCTGCTGAAGAATCGCTGTAGTGAAGAGATCATGGCATGTGTCGAGGCGAAGGCGGCAGAACCGTACGCCATCATTGGACACGGTGACTGTTGGTCGAATAATATGATGTTCCAGTATGGCGATGAT GACAAAACGCCCACCAACATCAAGCTGATCGACTGGCAACTCTGTAGGTACGGCTCACCGGTGCTCGATCTCGTGTACTTTATCTTCAACTGCACCGACGAGGAGCTACGGGCCCACAGCTATCAAAGGCTGCTCAGTCTGTATTACAATACTCTCGGTATCCACCTGCATCGGTTGGGGGGTGACGTTGAACGACAGTTTCCCAGGAGTGCGTTCCGTGACCAGCTGAAGAGATTCGGACGGTACGGATTGGTAATGTCGTTCCTGGTACTGCCGATCATTTGCACTCCGAACGACGAGCTACCGGACACTGACTCAGCGATGGAAGGTCTGATGAAGGATATGGGCGGAACGGGAACCAATGAATTTGCGTGGGGAACGACGGAAAAGGCTACGGCCCGATATCAAAAACGAATGTCGGGCACAATCCGTGATATCATTCGGTTCGGGTACATTTAG
- the LOC128271462 gene encoding probable methylcrotonoyl-CoA carboxylase beta chain, mitochondrial, which yields MLSKARVLLNRSVAKHLASQFRSVHISEANVLPTEVNRESPEFKENHGQMNDLVQNLKRITEDVLSGGGSEAINRHTSKGKLLARDRINRLVDPGSPFLELSALAAHGMYGKDVVNSAGIVTGVGRVQGVDCVIVANDATVKGGTYYPVTVKKHLRAQEVAQENNLPCIYLVDSGGANLPRQAEVFPDKMHFGRIFYNQANMSARGIPQIAVVMGSCTAGGAYVPAMADESIIVKGQGTIFLAGPPLVKAATGEVVSAEDLGGADLHCRTSGVTDHYAVDDEHALHLARQVVKNLNRPGAAEYDELASSSTATMMAHDGLTFGSAPESPRYPATDLYGIVGSNLTKSFDVREVIARIVDGSRFTEFKKFYGETIVCGYARLYGQLVGIVGNNGVLFSESALKGAHFIQLCAQKRIPLLFLQNITGFMVGREAEAGGIAKNGAKMVTAVACANVPKLTLIIGGSYGAGNYGMCGRAYSPRFLYMWPNSRISVMGGSQAAGVLAQITEEQYRRTGREWTEEIGNRIKEPIVQQFEAEGSPYYSTARLWDDGIIDPVDTRRVLGLSLQAALNQLIGETRFGVFRM from the exons ATGTTGTCCAAGGCACGCGTGCTGCTCAACCGATCTGTGGCCAAGCACTTGGCCTCCCAATTCCGCTCGGTACACATTTCCGAGGCGAACGTTCTGCCTACGGAGGTGAATCGAGAGTCGCCAGAATTCAAG GAAAACCATGGCCAGATGAACGATCTGGTGCAGAACTTGAAGCGCATCACGGAGGATGTGCTTTCGGGTGGCGGATCGGAGGCGATCAACCGGCACACCTCCAAGGGCAAGCTGTTGGCACGAGATCGCATCAATCGTCTCGTCGACCCGGGCTCACCGTTTCTCGAACTGTCGGCACTGGCCGCACACGGAATGTACGGCAAGGACGTGGTCAACTCGGCCGGCATCGTGACCGGAGTTGGACGCGTACAGGGCGTGGACTGTGTGATCGTAGCGAACGATGCGACGGTTAAAGGGGGCACCTATtacccggtgacggtgaagaAACATCTGCGCGCCCAAGAGGTGGCCCAGGAAAACAATCTGCCCTGCATCTATCTGGTCGATTCGGGCGGTGCCAATTTGCCGCGGCAAGCGGAAGTGTTTCCGGACAAGATGCACTTTGGGCGAATTTTCTACAACCAAGCCAACATGTCGGCACGGGGCATCCCGCAGATTGCGGTCGTTATGGGCAGCTGTACGGCCGGCGGCGCATACGTGCCGGCCATGGCCGACGAAAGCATCATTGTGAAAGGGCAGGGAACAATCTTCCTGGCCGGTCCACCGTTGGTGAAGGCCGCTACCGGCGAGGTGGTGTCGGCCGAGGACCTCGGTGGGGCCGATCTTCACTGTCGCACGTCGGGCGTTACCGACCACTACGCGGTGGACGACGAGCACGCGCTTCATCTGGCACGGCAGGTCGTGAAGAATCTGAATCGCCCCGGCGCGGCTGAGTACGAcgagctggccagcagcagcacggccacGATGATGGCTCACGATGGGCTGACGTTCGGAAGCGCCCCAGAATCGCCACGCTATCCGGCCACCGATCTGTACGGTATCGTTGGGTCGAACCTCACGAAAAGTTTCGATGTGCGCGAAGTGATTGCCCGCATCGTTGACGGGAGCCGATTTACAGAGTTTAAAAAGTTCTACGGTGAAACGATCGTGTGCGGATACGCGCGGCTGTACGGGCAACTCGTCGGGATTGTCGGCAACAATGGAGTCCTGTTTTCGGAGAGTGCCCTCAAGGGGGCTCACTTCATTCAGCTGTGTGCCCAAAAGCGCATTCCGCTGCTGTTCCTCCAGAACATCACCGGCTTCATGGTGGGCCGGGAAGCCGAAGCCGGTGGTATTGCCAAGAATGGAGCCAAAAtggtgacggcggtggcgtgcgCCAACGTGCCGAAGCTAACGCTCATCATTGGCGGCTCGTACGGGGCCGGAAACTATGGCATGTGCGGCCGAGCGTATTCGCCCCGCTTCCTGTACATGTGGCCCAACAGTCGCATTTCGGTGATGGGTGGCTCGCAGGCGGCCGGTGTGCTGGCGCAAATTACCGAGGAGCAGTACCGCCGTACCGGGCGCGAATGGACCGAGGAGATCGGCAACCGCATCAAGGAACCGATCGTGCAGCAGTTCGAGGCGGAGGGCTCACCGTACTACAGCACGGCTCGGCTGTGGGACGATGGCATTATCGATCCGGTAGACACGCGCCGTGTGCTCGGGTTGAGCTTACAGGCCGCACTCAACCAACTGATCGGCGAAACCCGGTTCGGTGTCTTCCGAATGTAG
- the LOC128275185 gene encoding uncharacterized protein LOC128275185, with amino-acid sequence MEAPQQSPKASGTGDPEGKDGIEQVKNVVPQLPQYLHTVVEKLASRDGFTMGKFSVVFDLGSNKGDGFAGEIFKAIVTESVRKSEYLCKIPPLDEVRRVQFHAMITFARETLVYEKFLPMIYKYQREKGLTSPGEGFFHAPRCYHAHCDEAAQESVIVMEDLRLRDFQMWNKHNPIDYDHAKLFMEHIGRLHAISLAMKRDRPEEFEPFKLPNPFDKLSVEGDRFDNSLLSQFQVVLDALDERDTIEQTKMEQLKLNVFKEQQRCENAALAEPYAVIIHGDCWINNMMFRYKDGKADEIILFDWQVMRYVSPVLDLVYFIFCCTDEDFRRKHYDEMIDIYYRSLSVTLEKLQHAADELFPRDALDEHLRLFGRYGLLRGMFLVPIMCTEADEFPNMEEMARRLLIVIVLLL; translated from the exons ATGGAGGCTCCCCAACAGTCACCGAAGGCAAGCGGCACCGGTGACCCGGAAGGCAAGGATGGCATTGAGCAGGTCAAGAATGTTGTTCCACAGCTACCCCAGTATCTGCACACGGTGGTCGAAAAACTTGCCTCGCGGGATGGATTTACGATGGGCAAattttcggttgttttcgATCTGGGCTCCAACAAGGGCGATGGCTTCGCAGGAGAGATTTTCAAAGCCATCGTAACGGAAAGTGTCCGAAAGAGCGAGTATCTGTGCAAGATCCCACCGTTGGACGAGGTACGCCGTGTACAGTTCCACGCGATGATTACCTTCGCCCGCGAGACCCTGGTGTACGAGAAGTTTCTGCCAATGATCTACAAGTATCAACGAGAGAAGGGTTTAACAAGCCCCGGGGAAGGATTCTTCCATGCACCTCGGTGCTACCATGCACATTGTGATGAGGCGGCGCAAGAATCGGTCATCGTGATGGAGGATCTTAGGTTGCGCGACTTCCAGATGTGGAACAAACACAATCCGATCGACTACGATCATGCGAAGCTCTTCATGGAGCACATCGGAAGGCTACACGCCATTTCACTGGCCATGAAACGCGACCGACCGGAGGAGTTTGAGCCGTTTAAGCTTCCAAATCCTTTCGATAAACTTTCGGTGGAGGGCGATCGTTTCGACAACAGTCTACTGTCACAGTTCCAAGTAGTGCTCGATGCGCTCGACGAGCGCGACACCATTGAGCAGACAAAGATGGAGCAATTAAAGCTGAACGTCTTCAAAGAACAGCAGCGGTGTGAAAATGCGGCCTTAGCCGAACCGTACGCAGTGATCATCCACGGCGATTGCTGGATCAACAACATGATGTTCCGATACAAg GATGGAAAAGCAGACGAGATAATCCTCTTCGACTGGCAAGTGATGCGCTACGTATCGCCGGTGCTGGATTTGGTCTACTTCATCTTTTGCTGTACGGATGAGGACTTCCGCAGGAAACATTACGACGAAATGATTGATATTTACTATCGCTCGTTGTCGGTCACACTCGAAAAGTTGCAGCACGCGGCCGACGAGCTGTTTCCTCGCGATGCTCTGGATGAGCATCTTCGGCTGTTCGGCCGATATGGGCTACTGAGAGGCATGTTTCTCGTACCTATAATGTGCACCGAGGCTGACGAATTTCCCAACATGGAGGAGATGGCACGACGTTTacttattgttattgttttacttttataa
- the LOC128275166 gene encoding uncharacterized protein LOC128275166, whose protein sequence is MSPTSVVVPVYVRERVLTVAGEQGFGSDVTITYEPGSSTGDGYIGQIVRAWLTDSQCSMPIICKFPPVDREQREQFNAMLVFEREHFIYQRVLPAFADLQHQHGLSHADDQYFGNYAKCYHTYCDTEREEALLVLEDLTAPDRAALKKLDAYEPIDYDHVYVLMVALGKLNACSFALKQHRPELFRELQQLNDLLSVILDTEQLRHLTPRHCQLAASAFDEADDPVHRQQLLDLAVDMWHRTGEHIRGDRAEPYAALNHGDCWTNNVMFGYGDSGRAAKICLFDWQLARYSSPVLDFVLFIYLCGQRDLRQAEKFASLVQAFYDSFAATLRRLGGDPESTLPQKELHKQTKRFGRLALSMGTYALPNFAKLPDEVRVNPEHHRDDLRLQKYYKLMRELVEDTDLFDRFE, encoded by the coding sequence ATGTCCCCAACTTCAGTGGTGGTCCCGGTGTACGTACGCGAGCGCGTGTTGACTGTGGCAGGGGAACAAGGCTTCGGCAGCGATGTGACGATCACCTACGAACCTGGCTCCAGTACGGGCGATGGTTACATTGGGCAGATCGTGCGTGCTTGGCTCACCGATTCGCAGTGTTCGATGCCGATCATTTGCAAGTTCCCACCCGTTGACCGGGAGCAGCGGGAGCAGTTCAACGCAATGCTGGTATTCGAACGCGAACACTTCATCTACCAACGTGTTCTGCCAGCGTTCGCGGAccttcagcaccagcacggCCTGAGCCACGCGGACGATCAGTACTTTGGTAATTATGCCAAATGCTACCACACCTATTGTGACACGGAACGCGAGGAAgctctgctggtgctggaagATTTAACCGCTCCCGATCGTGCCGCGCTGAAAAAGCTCGATGCGTACGAGCCGATCGATTACGATCATGTGTACGTGCTTATGGTGGCACTCGGAAAGCTGAATGCATGTTCGTTCGCCCTCAAACAACATCGCCCGGAGCTGTTTCGTGAGCTTCAGCAACTGAACGATCTGCTGTCGGTAATTTTGGATACGGAACAGTTGCGCCACCTTACACCACGCCACTGCCAGCTGGCAGCATCTGCCTTTGACGAGGCGGATGATCCGGTTCATCGGCAGCAACTTCTCGATCTGGCCGTAGATATGTGGCACCGTACGGGGGAACATATTCGCGGCGATCGAGCGGAACCATACGCCGCGCTAAACCACGGTGATTGCTGGACAAACAACGTAATGTTCGGGTACGGCGATAGCGGTCGTGCGGCCAAGATTTGTCTGTTCGACTGGCAGCTGGCACGCTACAGTTCCCCGGTGCTGGACTTTGTCCTGTTTATCTACTTGTGCGGCCAGCGAGATTTACGGCAAGCGGAAAAATTCGCGTCCCTCGTGCAGGCGTTCTACGACTCTTTCGCGGCCACTCTGCGGCGCTTGGGAGGCGATCCCGAAAGCACTCTGCCACAGAAGGAATTGCacaagcaaacgaaacgtttCGGACGATTGGCACTTTCGATGGGAACGTACGCTTTGCCGAACTTTGCTAAACTGCCAGACGAAGTCCGCGTAAATCCGGAGCACCACCGGGACGATCTACGGTTACAGAAGTACTACAAACTGATGCGCGAACTCGTGGAGGATACGGATTTGTTTGACAGATTTGAATAA
- the LOC128275164 gene encoding G-patch domain and KOW motifs-containing protein codes for MDEKKVSFGFAKHHKKPSLLAGPASSVSLKKDDSRQMIDYVEDQSIKTIGETEKEPAPLVIPLREQDKTTIPDRLAEVLAIKKMKHEKLNNGQQLSVSTDDTNGESKKDMKVKLEPPERGVNVVHEPPKNETLEQRATREILEDIQQTNVKSEQSSNFVVPLLPEDLPLDGARESSMEDYESVPIAKFGLAMLRGMGLKDPDPKKVDPKAGGLDLGPVMRPKGLGLGADRAMKEKPINAHLIPPAQGETLTMKCGAQVKVLAGKYEDAYGTRTL; via the exons ATGGACGAGAAAAAGGTAAGTTTCGGCTTTGCTAAACACCACAAAAAGCCTTCTTTACTGGCCGGTCCGGCGTCGAGCGTTTCGCTGAAGAAGGACGACTCGAGACAGATGATTGATTATGTGGAGGACCAATCAATAAAAACCATTGG GGAAACTGAGAAAGAACCAGCACCGTTGGTGATACCGTTGCGAGAGCAGGATAAAACAACGATTCCGGATCGGTTGGCGGAAGTGCTCGCTataaagaaaatgaaacacgaGAAGCTGAACAACGGACAGCAGCTTTCGGTCAGTACCGATGATACGAATGGAGAGAGCAAGAAGGATATGAAAGTGAAACTTGAACCACCGGAGCGTGGAGTGAATGTTGTGCACGAACCACCCAAAAATGAAACGCTCGAGCAGCGGGCCACACGAGAGATCCTGGAAGACATACAGCAAACGAATGTGAAAAGCGAACAGTCCAGCAACTTTGTAGTGCCACTGTTACCGGAAGATCTTCCGCTCGATGGTGCGCGCGAAAGTTCGATGGAGGACTACGAGTCGGTGCCGATCGCAAAGTTTGGCCTGGCGATGCTGCGCGGCATGGGCTTGAAGGATCCGGATCCGAAAAAAGTGGACCCGAAAGCGGGTGGTCTCGATTTGGGGCCCGTGATGCGCCCCAAGGGTCTCGGGCTGGGTGCTGATCGTGCGATGAAAGAGAAACCCATCAATGCGCATTTGATACCCCCGGCGCAAGGCGAAACGCTGACCATGAAGTGCGGTGCCCAGGTGAAGGTGTTGGCCGGCAAATATGAGGACGCTTACGGAACG cggaccctctaa